A section of the Aigarchaeota archaeon genome encodes:
- a CDS encoding 50S ribosomal protein L5, whose amino-acid sequence MSMLEVSNVMRRLRIEKVTVNCSVGESGAKLEKAAKILESLTGQKPQVRKAKKTIKGFGIHKGEPIALRVTLRKQKAIEFLTRALKAINNTLKASNFDSNGNFSFGIKEHLDIPGTKYDPALGTIGMDVCVHISRPGLRVSLRRRMRSKIGKDHKVTPEEAMEYIKQNFNVKILGEGYEA is encoded by the coding sequence ATGAGCATGTTAGAAGTCAGTAACGTGATGAGAAGATTAAGAATAGAGAAAGTCACTGTCAATTGCTCAGTAGGTGAGAGCGGGGCTAAACTGGAGAAAGCAGCAAAGATTCTTGAAAGCCTGACTGGACAGAAACCGCAAGTCAGGAAAGCAAAAAAGACTATCAAGGGATTCGGCATACACAAAGGTGAACCAATAGCCCTCAGGGTTACACTAAGAAAGCAAAAGGCCATCGAATTTTTGACGAGAGCGCTGAAAGCTATTAACAATACACTTAAAGCATCTAACTTTGATTCTAATGGTAATTTTTCTTTCGGAATCAAGGAACATTTGGACATTCCTGGTACAAAATACGACCCCGCGCTCGGAACTATCGGCATGGATGTCTGCGTGCATATCTCAAGACCTGGTCTTAGAGTTTCGTTGAGGAGGAGGATGAGGTCTAAAATTGGTAAGGATCATAAAGTAACTCCGGAAGAGGCGATGGAGTACATTAAGCAGAACTTTAACGTTAAGATATTAGGTGAAGGGTATGAAGCATAA
- a CDS encoding 30S ribosomal protein S14, whose translation MKHKPPKERKFGKGVVKCRRCGTTDGVIRKYKLYICRRCINEVGPEMGFKVYE comes from the coding sequence ATGAAGCATAAACCACCGAAGGAAAGAAAGTTCGGGAAGGGCGTCGTTAAGTGTAGACGTTGCGGAACGACAGATGGTGTGATAAGGAAGTATAAGCTCTATATATGCAGGCGTTGTATAAACGAGGTAGGACCTGAGATGGGTTTCAAGGTTTATGAATGA
- a CDS encoding 30S ribosomal protein S8, whose amino-acid sequence MTRKRECIYPASKLIANVLKALQRHGYIGAFEYIEDGRGGKFRIQLLGRINKSAPIKPHFSVRKNEFEKWEEQYLPGKDIGILIVTTPKGVMSHIEARALGIGGRLLGYVY is encoded by the coding sequence ATGACAAGAAAGAGAGAATGTATCTACCCGGCATCAAAGCTTATTGCGAACGTACTAAAAGCGCTTCAAAGACACGGCTATATAGGCGCGTTTGAATATATAGAAGACGGCAGAGGTGGAAAATTTAGGATACAACTCCTTGGTAGGATTAATAAGTCAGCCCCTATAAAGCCCCATTTCAGCGTTCGAAAAAATGAGTTTGAGAAGTGGGAAGAGCAGTATCTACCAGGTAAGGACATAGGCATATTGATAGTAACTACACCAAAGGGAGTTATGTCTCATATAGAGGCGAGGGCCCTCGGAATAGGAGGGAGACTGCTTGGCTATGTCTACTAA
- a CDS encoding 50S ribosomal protein L6, with product MSTKLECLEERIQIPDGVKASLDGSRLKVAGKLGSNEYDFSHMGIELSLDGKEIVAKVSGNKRKARAMLGTATSIIKNMIAGVTKGFTYKMKIVASHFPMSVKVSGNEVIIENFLGERYKRRAKIFGNTKVVVKGDEVIVSGIDKYAVGQTATNIENATRIKKKDPRKFLDGIFVYKKLEGIES from the coding sequence ATGTCTACTAAGCTGGAGTGTCTTGAAGAAAGGATACAAATACCCGATGGTGTGAAGGCGAGCCTAGATGGCTCTAGGCTTAAGGTTGCAGGAAAGTTAGGTTCAAATGAGTACGATTTCTCACATATGGGTATAGAGTTATCCCTGGATGGTAAGGAGATCGTGGCGAAAGTGTCGGGCAATAAAAGGAAAGCAAGAGCGATGCTGGGTACAGCAACATCCATTATTAAAAACATGATAGCAGGTGTTACAAAGGGCTTTACGTATAAAATGAAGATCGTTGCATCTCACTTCCCAATGAGCGTTAAGGTTTCGGGTAACGAAGTGATAATCGAGAACTTCTTAGGCGAAAGATACAAGAGACGGGCAAAGATTTTCGGCAACACCAAAGTTGTCGTAAAGGGCGATGAGGTGATAGTGTCGGGTATAGACAAATATGCTGTTGGACAAACCGCCACTAATATAGAAAACGCCACACGTATTAAGAAAAAAGATCCGAGGAAGTTCCTTGATGGCATATTTGTATATAAGAAGTTGGAGGGAATTGAGAGTTGA
- a CDS encoding 50S ribosomal protein L32e, with protein MSGEVSKSQEDVTLTSTTKKAKVKLPLHTIKQRRDRPKFVRQESWRYKRLDEAWRRPRGKDSRMRLQKSGAPPLVKVGYRGSKDFRGLHPSGFEEVLVSRPEELEGIDPSRQAIRIAACVGRLKRIRIAEVAREKGIKVLNPPPQFKEEAA; from the coding sequence TTGAGCGGGGAAGTATCTAAATCTCAAGAAGATGTGACATTAACGTCAACCACAAAAAAGGCAAAAGTGAAGTTACCATTACATACAATTAAGCAAAGGAGAGATAGACCGAAATTCGTCAGACAAGAGAGTTGGAGATATAAGCGACTCGATGAAGCATGGCGCAGGCCAAGAGGAAAAGACAGCAGAATGAGGTTACAAAAAAGCGGCGCACCACCTCTCGTTAAGGTTGGCTATAGGGGTTCTAAGGACTTTAGAGGACTACATCCATCCGGTTTCGAAGAAGTCTTAGTTAGCAGACCTGAAGAGCTAGAGGGCATAGATCCGAGTAGACAGGCCATAAGAATTGCTGCTTGTGTTGGGAGATTGAAAAGGATACGGATAGCAGAAGTTGCACGCGAAAAAGGTATAAAAGTTCTAAACCCGCCGCCGCAGTTTAAGGAGGAGGCTGCATGA
- a CDS encoding 50S ribosomal protein L19e, translated as MSLTLQKRLAAELLKCGESRVRFDKERLDEIEAAISREEIKRLIEDGAIYKIQEKGVSRGRLRERKKRKGPGSRKGGKYSVIPRKTQWMLKVRAQRKALKKLRDSKMLVEGAYRKVYKMVKSGAFKSVNAMMEYLKQNKLLRRVFT; from the coding sequence ATGAGTCTTACACTTCAGAAGAGATTAGCAGCGGAGCTCTTGAAGTGCGGTGAAAGTAGAGTCAGATTTGATAAAGAAAGGCTTGATGAGATAGAAGCAGCTATATCTCGAGAAGAAATAAAACGGCTAATAGAGGATGGAGCGATCTACAAAATTCAGGAAAAAGGCGTAAGTAGAGGGAGGCTACGCGAGCGAAAAAAACGAAAAGGGCCAGGCAGTAGGAAAGGCGGAAAGTACTCCGTAATTCCGAGAAAGACGCAATGGATGCTAAAAGTTAGAGCACAAAGGAAAGCCCTTAAAAAACTTAGAGATTCAAAGATGCTTGTGGAGGGGGCTTACAGAAAGGTTTACAAGATGGTGAAGAGCGGGGCCTTTAAGTCTGTGAACGCTATGATGGAATACCTAAAGCAGAACAAACTGTTAAGGAGGGTTTTCACGTAG
- a CDS encoding 50S ribosomal protein L18, with amino-acid sequence MCGCVALLKRAPPKRRRMGLTNYRKRLKLVKSGLPRLVIRKTNRHIIVQAIQSMAGGDKTLTTAVSKELRKLGWNGGLKSTPAAYLTGLLAGMRIKALGIEKLVADLGLFSKASRLYAVIKGVMDAGVEVPVSEDVLPPEERLKGTHIRKYFEKISQQPSVKIFTKVDKGVYSKLEEHVEEIKQKILSEVTA; translated from the coding sequence ATGTGTGGGTGCGTAGCCTTACTTAAGCGTGCACCTCCAAAAAGAAGACGCATGGGCCTAACGAATTACAGGAAAAGGTTAAAATTAGTAAAATCTGGCCTGCCGAGGTTAGTCATTAGAAAGACAAACCGGCACATAATAGTTCAAGCAATCCAAAGCATGGCCGGTGGTGATAAAACCTTGACGACGGCAGTATCTAAAGAACTCAGAAAGCTGGGTTGGAACGGAGGATTGAAGAGTACGCCCGCGGCTTATCTTACAGGGCTTCTTGCAGGCATGAGGATAAAGGCGTTGGGTATAGAGAAACTTGTAGCCGACCTCGGGTTGTTTTCAAAAGCCTCTAGGCTATATGCGGTTATCAAGGGCGTAATGGATGCTGGTGTCGAGGTGCCGGTTAGTGAGGATGTACTTCCGCCAGAAGAGCGCCTTAAAGGCACACATATAAGGAAGTATTTTGAAAAAATTTCTCAGCAACCATCAGTGAAGATTTTTACAAAGGTCGACAAGGGAGTTTATTCAAAACTTGAAGAACATGTAGAAGAGATTAAGCAAAAAATTCTTTCGGAGGTGACAGCATGA
- a CDS encoding 30S ribosomal protein S5: MSDIEWVPKTELGRLVRDGKITSIDEVFSNHYKITEPQIVDILLPNLEQEVLDIKLVQKQTDAGEKRRYKAIVVVGNRDGYVGIGTGKSVHIVPAIEKAINQAKLNIIPLRRGCGSWECACNEPHSLVTKVEGKYGSVRMVLIPAPKGLGIVAGDMQKAVLEMAGIKDCWTRSFGETRTTLSVIGATYMALKNTNKIVLPSLWKTV, encoded by the coding sequence ATGAGCGATATCGAATGGGTACCTAAAACGGAACTTGGTAGACTCGTACGAGACGGAAAGATAACATCCATAGATGAGGTCTTTTCAAATCATTATAAGATAACGGAACCCCAAATAGTCGACATACTTCTGCCAAACCTCGAGCAAGAGGTTCTGGACATAAAGCTTGTCCAGAAGCAGACGGATGCAGGTGAGAAAAGAAGGTACAAGGCAATTGTCGTAGTCGGTAATAGAGATGGTTATGTTGGGATAGGTACGGGAAAATCTGTTCATATCGTGCCAGCCATAGAGAAGGCGATTAACCAAGCAAAACTCAACATAATTCCATTGAGGAGAGGTTGTGGGAGTTGGGAGTGTGCATGCAACGAGCCACACAGTCTTGTAACGAAAGTTGAAGGAAAGTACGGAAGTGTGAGGATGGTGTTAATTCCCGCTCCAAAAGGTCTAGGTATCGTGGCGGGCGATATGCAGAAAGCTGTTTTAGAGATGGCAGGTATAAAGGACTGTTGGACCAGGAGCTTTGGAGAGACTAGGACTACACTTTCCGTAATCGGCGCAACTTATATGGCACTTAAGAATACGAATAAAATAGTTTTGCCATCCCTATGGAAGACCGTCTAG
- a CDS encoding 50S ribosomal protein L30 gives MSTNTFLVVRIKGSVGASEEELSTLKLLNLPKANYATIVKNTPSYLGMLRKVQHYLTWGEPTLKTIKRLLVKRGELNGGKKLDEERVKALGFNSIDELAEKIFSGEVTLSQLKEKGLKPFFRLHPPRKGFKHSIKRPFKDKGEYGYRGQEINGLVVRMS, from the coding sequence GTGAGCACAAATACGTTTTTAGTGGTGAGAATAAAAGGCTCGGTTGGTGCGAGTGAGGAGGAACTGTCGACACTTAAGCTGCTGAACTTACCAAAAGCTAACTATGCCACAATAGTTAAGAATACTCCAAGCTATCTCGGCATGTTGAGAAAAGTCCAACATTATTTGACTTGGGGCGAGCCCACGCTAAAGACCATAAAAAGACTCTTAGTAAAGAGGGGCGAACTAAATGGTGGAAAAAAACTTGACGAAGAACGAGTTAAAGCTCTAGGCTTTAACTCAATCGATGAACTGGCCGAGAAGATATTTTCTGGAGAAGTCACGTTATCGCAACTGAAGGAGAAGGGACTAAAACCTTTCTTCAGACTGCATCCACCGAGAAAGGGCTTTAAGCATAGTATTAAGAGGCCGTTTAAAGATAAAGGGGAATATGGGTACAGGGGTCAAGAAATAAACGGCTTAGTAGTGAGGATGTCTTAA
- a CDS encoding superoxide dismutase translates to MAKKYTLPELPYSYNALEPYLSEEILRVHHDKHHLAYVNGANAAIEKLEKARTTGETIDFKAVARDLSFNLSGHILHSIYWENMSPKGGGKPGGILADRIDKDLGGFESFKTQLSSVAATAEGSGWGLLAYDPEGDRLIILQIEKHNNQLVPGAVPLLVLDTFEHAYYLQYKNDRKAYIDAWWNVVNWSDVEKRLSKVL, encoded by the coding sequence ATGGCTAAAAAGTACACCCTTCCAGAATTACCATACTCCTACAACGCTCTTGAACCATATCTCTCGGAAGAAATTCTACGAGTACATCACGACAAGCACCACCTAGCTTATGTGAATGGTGCAAATGCTGCTATCGAAAAACTGGAGAAGGCAAGGACGACGGGTGAGACGATAGACTTTAAGGCTGTAGCACGTGATCTCTCGTTTAACCTGTCGGGCCACATACTCCACTCAATATACTGGGAGAACATGAGTCCAAAGGGTGGTGGAAAGCCTGGTGGAATCTTAGCAGACAGAATTGATAAAGATTTAGGCGGTTTCGAAAGTTTTAAGACACAGTTGAGCTCCGTCGCTGCGACCGCTGAGGGTTCAGGGTGGGGTCTCTTGGCATACGATCCCGAAGGCGACAGGTTGATAATTCTACAGATTGAGAAGCATAACAATCAACTCGTGCCCGGCGCCGTTCCGCTCTTGGTCCTCGACACTTTCGAGCACGCCTACTACCTTCAGTACAAGAACGATAGGAAGGCATACATAGACGCATGGTGGAACGTGGTAAACTGGAGCGATGTAGAAAAAAGGCTATCTAAGGTTTTGTAA
- a CDS encoding macro domain-containing protein gives MVSEAEPRIELVKGDITDLDTDAIVNAANSNLKMGGGVAGAILKKGGYEIQRECDKIGYCPVGGAVITGAGKLKARYVIHAVGPRYGEGDEDRKLRDATLNSLRLAEQYGLKSIAFPAISTGIFGFPKDRCARVMVPTVVEFLKNEAKNLKRVIFCLYDDETYGIFKKVLEETKAK, from the coding sequence ATGGTGTCAGAAGCTGAACCACGTATAGAGCTTGTTAAGGGCGATATAACGGATTTAGACACGGATGCTATAGTTAACGCTGCCAACAGCAACCTGAAGATGGGGGGTGGTGTTGCCGGTGCTATACTCAAAAAAGGAGGCTATGAGATTCAAAGAGAATGTGACAAGATAGGTTACTGCCCGGTAGGTGGTGCAGTTATTACGGGAGCTGGTAAGTTAAAGGCTAGATACGTGATACATGCTGTAGGTCCAAGATATGGTGAGGGCGACGAGGATAGGAAGTTAAGGGATGCGACACTCAATAGCCTCAGACTGGCTGAACAGTATGGTTTAAAGAGCATAGCCTTTCCGGCAATATCGACTGGAATATTCGGTTTTCCGAAAGATAGGTGTGCCAGAGTAATGGTGCCGACGGTTGTTGAGTTCCTAAAAAACGAGGCGAAGAATCTCAAGAGGGTTATATTCTGTCTTTATGATGACGAGACTTATGGAATCTTTAAGAAAGTGTTAGAAGAGACCAAAGCAAAATAA
- a CDS encoding GIY-YIG nuclease family protein, protein MTSKIVPGLYGPEKVKEIFKNFSGGYLLLIKLYRACNVTFGSAGTMFLKPGYYVYAGSAMGKTGWRLLRHVGPFRKRPHWHIDRLLNKRTARVVAIGVLPSRRKTECALSHLVSSMAEYSLVGVGSTDCCCLSHLHYFKRKSDAVKAIRKAINKVKVKVIGK, encoded by the coding sequence TTGACATCCAAGATTGTTCCAGGGCTGTATGGGCCCGAAAAAGTCAAGGAGATTTTCAAGAACTTCTCCGGCGGTTACCTGCTGCTGATTAAGCTATACAGGGCATGCAATGTAACTTTTGGCTCCGCGGGAACGATGTTTTTAAAACCAGGTTACTATGTCTACGCTGGCTCGGCCATGGGAAAGACTGGATGGAGGCTCCTTCGTCACGTAGGCCCTTTCAGAAAAAGACCCCACTGGCACATAGACAGGCTCTTAAACAAACGGACTGCAAGGGTCGTAGCTATAGGTGTTTTACCGTCTAGAAGGAAAACGGAATGTGCCCTTTCACATTTGGTGTCTTCTATGGCGGAGTATAGTTTAGTTGGTGTCGGCTCGACTGATTGCTGCTGTCTGTCACACTTACACTACTTCAAAAGGAAATCTGATGCTGTGAAAGCCATCAGGAAGGCCATCAATAAAGTAAAAGTTAAAGTTATCGGGAAATAA
- a CDS encoding DNA primase large subunit PriL — protein sequence MMSILLSLEMIAKYPFTKAAKDYVSSLRIDIESLGSPEFARVYERAKFRVKEALERGGRSYEVGDAKAIMDKDLEVELLSFPLALFMVAVLDDDFASRRFGLAEAIRAEVLISKERLDVVEALATEELNFNLKRVRKKLDKDYELAIHFMDYLREASRFNANEWKLVNRYLENGYVYITQKELARLMRSSIERYIIMRIKAIGNVRPPDYMLEFIKEQKDKILARKYKIESLASGISPNSWPPCMKVLHQNLIKGESLSHFANFALASFLINIGMSVDDILNIYANRSDFNEKIARYQIEHIAGMKGSRTKYTTPSCSTMQTHGLCIEQGRLCGGIKNPLSYVKRFGRSKSKTTDN from the coding sequence ATGATGAGTATACTGCTAAGCCTCGAGATGATAGCAAAGTATCCCTTCACGAAGGCCGCCAAGGATTATGTCTCATCTCTCCGCATAGACATAGAAAGTTTAGGAAGCCCCGAGTTCGCCCGCGTTTATGAAAGGGCAAAATTTAGAGTTAAGGAAGCGTTAGAAAGAGGCGGTAGGTCGTACGAGGTTGGAGACGCGAAGGCCATCATGGATAAAGACTTAGAGGTCGAGCTTTTGTCGTTCCCATTAGCTTTGTTCATGGTTGCGGTTCTTGATGATGATTTCGCGTCGAGAAGGTTTGGACTAGCGGAGGCCATCAGAGCAGAGGTCCTAATCTCGAAAGAACGGTTAGATGTGGTTGAGGCTTTGGCTACAGAAGAGCTAAACTTCAACCTGAAGAGAGTAAGAAAGAAGCTCGACAAAGATTATGAACTCGCGATACACTTCATGGACTATCTTAGAGAAGCCTCTAGATTCAACGCAAACGAATGGAAACTCGTTAACAGGTATTTAGAAAATGGTTACGTCTACATAACCCAAAAGGAGCTCGCAAGGTTGATGAGAAGTTCGATCGAGCGATATATAATAATGAGAATAAAAGCGATAGGTAACGTTAGACCGCCAGATTACATGTTGGAGTTCATCAAAGAGCAGAAGGATAAAATACTTGCAAGAAAATATAAGATAGAATCGCTTGCCTCCGGCATATCGCCAAATAGCTGGCCACCATGCATGAAAGTACTCCATCAAAACCTCATTAAAGGAGAGAGTTTATCACATTTTGCCAACTTCGCACTTGCGTCGTTCTTAATTAACATAGGTATGAGTGTGGACGACATCCTGAATATTTATGCCAATAGGAGCGATTTTAACGAAAAGATTGCGAGATATCAGATTGAACACATAGCTGGCATGAAGGGAAGTAGGACAAAGTACACGACACCGTCATGCAGCACGATGCAAACGCACGGTTTATGCATCGAGCAAGGTAGGCTTTGTGGTGGAATAAAGAACCCGCTGTCTTACGTCAAGAGATTTGGGCGGTCCAAGTCTAAAACTACTGATAACTAA
- a CDS encoding HD domain-containing protein: protein MCLSESESEKLLKFLEYVYMLKEIRRRGWMKKGVSRIESVADHSFSLALMSMVMADMRGLNVERSVGMALLHDLCESIVGDLTPKDRTKIGVEKSLEEEHRATKYVLSFLPPSLAKKYLDLWEEYKTESTAEAKLVKELDRLERALQAVKYTKNKALRKVLKRFWEEFLKTSQDNFLRDVLQHAIKTQE from the coding sequence ATGTGTTTATCGGAATCTGAGTCGGAAAAATTGCTGAAATTCCTTGAATACGTTTACATGTTGAAGGAAATAAGGAGACGAGGTTGGATGAAGAAGGGGGTTTCGAGGATTGAATCCGTTGCCGACCACTCTTTCAGCCTTGCTTTGATGTCTATGGTAATGGCTGACATGAGAGGTCTTAACGTAGAGAGGTCGGTTGGGATGGCATTGTTACACGATCTCTGTGAGTCAATAGTTGGTGATCTGACACCGAAAGACAGAACAAAAATTGGTGTTGAAAAATCCTTAGAAGAGGAACATAGAGCGACAAAGTACGTCTTATCGTTTCTACCACCGTCACTCGCCAAAAAGTATCTTGACCTATGGGAGGAGTACAAGACGGAGTCCACGGCCGAGGCAAAACTTGTAAAAGAGCTGGACCGTCTCGAAAGAGCCTTACAGGCCGTCAAATATACAAAGAATAAAGCTCTTAGAAAGGTCCTGAAGCGCTTCTGGGAAGAATTTCTAAAGACATCACAGGATAACTTTCTACGCGATGTATTGCAGCATGCTATCAAGACTCAAGAGTAA
- a CDS encoding Lrp/AsnC family transcriptional regulator, producing the protein MLDELDLAIVRELIKDGRASYRSIAKKLGISVATVASRVVALEKNGIIKGYTALIDYEKLGYEITAIIELTISKGKLLEVQRQVAEKSNVSNVYDVTGETDSIIVARFKNREELNKFVKWLLSIPYIERTLTHLVLGIVKEDPRYPLKAED; encoded by the coding sequence ATGCTGGACGAATTGGACTTGGCGATAGTACGCGAATTGATTAAAGACGGGAGGGCATCTTATAGAAGCATAGCAAAAAAACTCGGAATATCTGTCGCGACTGTAGCTTCGAGAGTGGTGGCTTTAGAAAAAAATGGCATAATTAAAGGTTATACGGCCCTCATAGATTACGAAAAGTTAGGCTACGAAATAACCGCCATAATAGAGCTGACTATCTCTAAGGGGAAGTTACTAGAGGTTCAACGACAAGTGGCTGAGAAGTCGAACGTGAGCAACGTATACGACGTAACAGGTGAAACGGACTCCATAATTGTTGCAAGGTTCAAGAATAGGGAGGAGCTTAACAAGTTCGTGAAGTGGCTCTTGTCAATACCCTACATAGAAAGGACCCTTACACATTTGGTGCTGGGTATAGTCAAAGAAGATCCTAGGTACCCTCTAAAGGCTGAGGACTGA
- a CDS encoding 50S ribosomal protein L3 has translation MGHRKYSAPRRGSLAFLPRGRATRLVPRVKYWPDYKGEPRPLGFLAYKAGVTSVYYIDTTPNSPTQGVEVHRLATILSAPPLIVAGITLYKNEGGKLVELTKIWSKNLPPDIKRKIPTLRSNEDEMLGRMEEFKKKVSEVRLIVASQPRLVRLPKKKPDVLEIKVGGDDVQKCLDYALSKLGKELSLFEVFREGEFVDVIAVTTGHGFQGVVKRYGVKILPRKSRKTKRGVGAIGPWKPSYVMYTVPRAGQMGFHRRTEFNKRILKLESDGAKLTSKSGFHKFGILRSSAIVLDGSVPGTPKRPIVLRIAARPPAYREAPRVTLIQV, from the coding sequence ATGGGTCATAGAAAGTACTCTGCACCAAGGAGAGGCTCGCTGGCATTCTTACCTAGAGGTAGGGCTACTCGTCTAGTACCTAGAGTGAAGTACTGGCCTGATTACAAGGGGGAACCAAGACCCCTAGGTTTTTTGGCATACAAGGCCGGCGTAACCTCAGTTTACTATATAGATACGACACCTAACTCTCCAACACAGGGGGTTGAAGTACATAGGCTTGCGACAATACTCTCGGCACCACCCTTGATCGTCGCAGGCATAACTCTTTACAAAAATGAGGGAGGGAAATTGGTCGAGTTGACAAAGATATGGAGTAAGAATCTCCCTCCCGATATTAAAAGAAAGATACCTACACTCAGATCAAATGAAGACGAAATGCTGGGCCGCATGGAGGAATTCAAGAAAAAAGTATCTGAGGTTCGGTTGATAGTAGCATCACAGCCTAGACTTGTAAGACTTCCTAAGAAAAAACCCGACGTACTGGAGATAAAGGTCGGTGGTGATGACGTGCAAAAATGTTTGGATTATGCTCTCTCGAAACTTGGCAAAGAGTTGTCACTCTTTGAGGTATTCCGGGAAGGTGAGTTTGTTGACGTTATTGCGGTTACCACTGGGCACGGATTTCAAGGTGTAGTTAAGCGATATGGTGTTAAGATACTTCCTAGGAAGTCTAGGAAGACGAAAAGAGGGGTTGGAGCTATTGGACCCTGGAAACCATCATACGTTATGTACACCGTCCCTAGAGCTGGACAGATGGGCTTTCATCGTAGGACGGAATTTAACAAGAGGATACTTAAGTTGGAGAGTGATGGGGCAAAGTTAACATCAAAAAGCGGATTTCATAAATTTGGGATATTACGTAGTAGTGCGATAGTATTAGATGGGAGTGTTCCTGGTACGCCAAAAAGACCCATTGTGTTAAGGATCGCAGCAAGACCCCCTGCCTATCGAGAAGCTCCACGTGTAACACTAATACAGGTGTAG
- the rpl4p gene encoding 50S ribosomal protein L4 has translation MSITSSLLLSQKGERPKVPVLNLEGKEVEFVELPKVFDTLPREDLVRRAYIHLMTHTIQPKGASKASAHKYSVESWGAGYGMARIARIKGGGTGKAVAGGFVPSAVGGRPTHPPKPEKKIYKKLNKKERLASLLSAIAFTAIADAVRSRGHKLPDNLKLPIVVTDDIEGISKTKELKEFLERLGLKEELERCEERKIRAGKGKMRGRRYKRRVGPLIVCLKDRGIKKAASNLPGVNFTKLSELSVLHLAPGAKPARLVIWSKSALLSLDSKLRKILTV, from the coding sequence ATGAGTATCACGTCCTCTTTGCTCCTTTCTCAAAAAGGAGAAAGACCTAAGGTTCCGGTACTGAACCTTGAGGGCAAAGAAGTTGAGTTTGTAGAATTGCCGAAAGTCTTCGATACACTGCCACGTGAAGATCTAGTCAGAAGAGCATACATTCATTTGATGACGCATACCATTCAGCCAAAGGGTGCCTCAAAGGCTTCTGCCCATAAGTATTCCGTGGAATCATGGGGAGCAGGTTATGGAATGGCGAGGATAGCGAGGATTAAAGGCGGTGGTACGGGAAAGGCTGTGGCAGGCGGCTTCGTGCCCTCTGCTGTTGGGGGTAGACCTACACATCCGCCAAAACCTGAGAAGAAAATTTACAAGAAGTTGAACAAAAAAGAGAGGCTGGCATCCCTGCTCTCAGCGATCGCATTTACGGCCATAGCAGATGCAGTGAGATCAAGAGGGCATAAGCTACCTGATAATTTAAAGCTCCCAATAGTCGTTACGGACGATATTGAAGGAATTAGTAAAACAAAGGAATTGAAGGAATTCCTAGAACGACTAGGCCTTAAAGAGGAGTTAGAAAGGTGTGAAGAAAGGAAAATCAGAGCTGGAAAAGGAAAGATGAGGGGCAGGAGGTACAAACGTAGAGTCGGCCCATTGATAGTGTGCTTAAAAGACAGGGGCATTAAAAAAGCGGCTTCGAATCTTCCTGGCGTTAACTTTACTAAGCTGAGTGAATTAAGTGTGCTGCATTTAGCACCTGGAGCGAAACCTGCAAGGCTCGTGATATGGTCAAAATCGGCACTACTGTCTCTCGATTCAAAATTGAGAAAGATCTTAACTGTTTAA